In Atopobium sp. oral taxon 416, the genomic stretch ACGTCAATGAGTACGGCTTCATCGAGGCACCGTATCGTCAGGTGATCGACGGTAAGGCAACCGACAAGATTGACTGGATGACCGCAGACGAGGAAGAGGACCACAACATCGCCCCGGCAAACACCCCGATCGACCCGAAGACCGGTCAGTTCGTCGAACGTGACCCCAAGACCGGCAAGCTTGCTTTGGCACAGCGCGTCGTTGCGCGTACCCGCGACTTCGACGGTTCCTTCGGTGCGCTGGCAGAGGTCGACGTCGATACCGTTGACTACATGGATGTCTCCCCGAGACAGTTACTCTCGGTCGCAGCTAACCTGATTCCGTTCCTAGAGCACGACGATGCTAAGCGTTCCCTCATGGGCGCAAACATGCAGCGTCAGGCAGTGCCCCTGATCCGTTCCCATGCTCCATTTGTGGGCACCGGCCTTGAGTTCAGAGCAGCCCTTGACTCTGGCGAACTGATCAGCGCTGAGCATGAAGGCGACGTCACGGCCGTCGATGCAGCGCATGTCGAGGTCACGACTGCTGACGGTCAGGTCGACACCTACAATCTGCCGAAGTATCAGCGTTCCAACCAGTCAACCTGCATCAACCACCGCCCGATCGTGCACGTGGGCGACCACGTCATTGAGGGCGAGCCACTGGCTGACGGCCCTTCTGTCGACCAGTCAGAGCTGGCACTGGGTACGAACCTCACCGTGGCGTACATGCCGTGGGAAGGCTACAACTACGAAGACGGCATCATCGTTTCCGACCGTCTTGATCGCGACGATCTTCTAACCTCCATCAATATCTCCCGCCACGAGATCGATGCTCGTGACACGAAGCTCGGACCTGAGGAGATCACCCGCGAGATTCCGAACCTATCTGAGGACATGCTCGCAAACCTCGACGAGGATGGCATCATCCGCATCGGCGCTGAGGTTGGACCGGGTGACATCCTGGTCGGCAAGGTCACCCCGAAGGGCGAGACCGCGCTCACCGCTGAGGAGCGCCTCCTGAGGGCAATCTTCGGCGCCAAGGCCCACGATGTCCGCGACACCTCACTGAAGATGCCGCACGGTGCCTATGGCCGTGTCGTCGACGTTGTCCGCTTCAGTCGTGAGGCGGGCGACGAGCTGTCGCCAGGCGTAAACGAGCTCGTTCGTGTCTTCGTGGCACAGCGCAGAAAGATCCAGCAGGGCGATAAGATCTCTGGCCGCCACGGCAACAAAGGTGTTGTGTGCCGGGTACTCCCGATGGAGGACATGCCCTACATGGCAGACGGTACGCCGATCGACGTGCTGCTCGACCCGCTGGGTGTCCCGTCCCGTATGAATGTCGGCCAGCTGCTCGAGTGCCACTTGGGCTGGGCTGCCGCACATGGCTGGGACCAGGAGTCCGATCACTCTGAGCGTTACGTCCCCGGCCCGACCTACGTGTCTACGCCGGTTCTGGATGGCGCAACCGACAAAGAGGTCGCCGACGTTATCCAGCGCACCAACATCAACCTGATGAATAAGGCCAAGCTGGACTACGGTGACCACATGATGAGCGAGTTCGTCCCGCAACTGAATATCCAGGGCAAGACGACCCTGTATGACGGCAGAACTGGTGAGCCTTTCAAGAACAAGATCACGGTCGGCGTGAGCTACATCCTGAAGCTCGGCCACATGGTCGACGATAAGATTCACGCCCGTGCAACCGGCCCGTACAGCCTGGTTACCCAGCAGCCGCTCGGCGGCAAGGCGCAGTTCGGCGGCCAGCGCTTCGGTGAGATGGAGGTTTGGGCACTGTATGCATACGGTGCAGCCAACGTCCTGCAGGAGCTCATGACGGTCAAGTCCGACGATACCAACGGTCGTGTGAAGACCTATGAGGCGATCGTCAAAGGTGAGAATGCCCCGAGGCCGGGTATCCCTGAGTCCTTCGAGGTACTCGTCAAAGAGGTCCGTTCCCTGGCGCTCGATATGGAGCCGATCTCCTATTCAAAGCGGGGGGACAAGGGCTCAGGGTTCCACGATCACACCTCGACCGAGAAGAATCCGGCAGAGGTCTTCGCGAACAACGATGCTGACGAGCTGATCGGCGGCAAACCGGAGAATACAGGTCACAAAAGTGACGAAATTTTAATTGGTAACTCTACGGACAAGAAGGAGTAACGGTGGCAGATTTCGATACCACAGATTTTGATGCGGTTAAGATCTCTCTCGCTTCTGCTGATACTATTCGCAGTTGGTCTCACGGTGAGGTTAAGAAACCTGAGACGATTAACTACCGTACCCTCAAGCCTGAGAAAGACGGACTGTTCTGCGAGAAGATTTTCGGTCCGACCAAGGACTGGGAATGCGCTTGCGGAAAATACAAAGGTATCCGCTTCAAAGGTATTGTGTGCGAGCGCTGCGGCGTTGAGGTAACGAGCGCGAAGGTCCGCCGTGAGCGGATGGGCCACATCGAGCTTGCCGCGCCGGTCAGCCACATCTGGTACTTCAAGAGCCCGACTTCATTCCCCCTGTCCCGTCTTCTTGACATCAAGAGCAAGGACCTGGAGAAGGTTCTCTACTTCGCTTCCTACATCATCACTGATGTCGACACCCAGGCCCGTGACACTGACGCCGCTGACCTGAAAGAGGAGCTCGCTGCTGACCTCGAAGAGCTCGACGCTGAGCGCGACGATCAGATCGACCGCGTCAAGGCGCAGGGCGCCGATCAGGGGGGCTCCGAGTTTGACGGCGTTGAGCCGCTCTCTGAGGATGAGATCAAGGCTGAGGTGGCTGACCTCGAAGCTGAGTATGAGGAGGAGAAGAAGCTCCGCCAGGATGCTTACAATCAGTTCATGCAGCTCGAGAAGCGCCAGCTCATCTCCGATGAGTCACTCTTCACCGAGATGAAGCGCTATTACTCCATCTACTTCAAGGGTGGCATGGGTGCTGAGGCTATCCGTGATCTGCTCAAAGGGATTGACCTTCAGGAGGAGGCCAAGAAGCTCCGTGAGATTGTCAACAACGAGAACTCCCAGAAGCAGAAGCGTGAGAAGGCTATCAAGCGCCTCGAGATCGTCGATGCCTTCATCAAGGGCGGCAACGATCCTGCGAACATGATTCTGGATGTTATCCCGGTTATCCCGCCTGATCTGCGTCCTATGGTGCAGCTCGACGGTGGCCGCTTCGCAGCCTCTGACCTGAACGACCTCTATCGCCGTGTCATCAACCGCAACAACCGTCTGAAGCGTCTGCTCTCTCTTGACGCTCCTGACATCATCGTCAACAACGAGAAGAGAATGCTGCAGGAGGCCGTCGACGCCCTGTTCGATAACGGTCGTCGTGGCCGCCCAGTCACCGGCCGTGGTGGCAGAGCGCTCAAGTCCCTCGCTGAGTCCCTCAAAGGCAAGCAAGGCCGCTTCCGTCAGAACCTGCTGGGCAAGCGTGTTGACTACTCCGGTCGCTCCGTCATCGTCACGGATCCGCAGCTCAAGATGCACCAGTGTGGTCTGCCGAAGACCATGGCGCTCGAGCTTTTCCGCCCGTTCGTGATGCGCCGTCTGGTGGAGCTTGGCAAGGTCGAGAACATCAAGGGTGCCAAGCGCGCAATCGACCGTCAGCAGCCGGCTGTCTGGGATGTGCTCGATGAGGTGATCAAGGACCGTCTGGTCCTCTTGAACCGTGCACCTACCCTGCACCGCCTGTCTATCCAGGCCTTTGAGCCGGTTCTGGTCGAAGGTGAGGCAATCCATCTGCACCCGCTGATCTGTGCACCGTTCAATGCAGACTTCGACGGTGACCAGATGTCCGTCCACGTGCCACTGTCTACCCAGGCGCAGACTGAGGCCCGTGTACTGATGCTTTCGACGAACAACCTGCGCTCACCGGCATCGGGCAAGGTGCTGACCGTTCCTTCACAGGACATGGTCTTCGGTGTCTACTATCTGACGACTGAGAAGAAAGGCGTCGCCGGGGAAGGCAATGTGTATGCCAACTTCGAGGATGCTGTCAATACGATCTCCAACGATGTTGACCTGGATATGCAGGCGAAAGTTACCGTGCGTGTGTATCCGGCTGACGCTAACACCGAAGAGGGCGGCAGAAAGATCTTCCGCGTCAAGACCTCTGCGCACGACGTGCAGGATTACGACGTGACCGATGGCCCGATCCACTTCGAGACCACCGCTGGCCGCATTGTCTTCAACCGTTCCTGCCTGCCTGCGGATTTCCCCTTCATCAACTACAAGATGGTCAAGAACGACATCTCACAGCTCGTCAACGAGTGCTGCGACCGCTATACCAACGCACAGGTCGAGCCGATCCTCGACGCAATCAAGTCCATCGGCTTCCACTATGCGACGATCTCGGGACTTACCGTCTCCGTGTGGGATGCTGTCATCCCACCTGAGAAGCAGGAGATGCTCGATGCCGCACAGGCGAAGGTCGACGAGATCAACGAGAACTACGAGGATGGCTTTCTGACCGAGGAGGAGCGCCACATCGAGGTCGTCAATGCGTGGACTGTCTGCACCGAGGCGCTCGGCACCAAGATGCTCGACGGCTTCAGCGAGGACAACCCAATCTACATGATGGCGGACTCCGGCGCTCGTGGTTCCAAGACCCAGTTGCGTCAGCTCGCCGGCATGCGTGGCCTGATGGCTGATATGTCCGGCGACACCATCGACCTGCCGATTAAGTCCAACTTCCGTGAGGGTCTGCAGCCGCTGGAGTACTTCATCTCCACCTACGGCGCCCGTAAGGGCCTGGTCGATACCGCGTCGCACACTTCTGATTCCGGTTATCTGACCCGTCGACTCGTCGATGTCGCCCAGGACGTTATCGTTCGCGAAGAGGACTGCGGCACCGATGAGGCCTGCACCTACAACATCTTCCTGCCCGGCACGAAGAACTTGAACACCGACCTGATCGGTCGCTGTACCCTGCACGATGTGGTTGACCCGAAGACCGGTGAGGTCCTTATCAAGGCCGGCGACTACGTCACGAGCGCAGACGATCTGCAGAACTTGGCAGACCACGGCCTGAAGAAGGTTGAGCTCAGAGCGTTGCTCACCTGCAAAGCCAGGAACGGCGTCTGCCAGAAATGCTACGGCTGGGATCTTTCTACCCGTCGGCCAGTCAACATCGGCACCGCTGTCGGCGTTATCGCCGCGCAGTCCATCGGTGAGCCGGGTACTCAGCTGACCATGCGTACGATTCACTCCGGTGGCGTCGCAGGCGCCGAGGATATTACCCAGGGCCTGCCAACCGTTGCTCGTATGTTCGACGTTGTCGGCAACATCAACGAGAAGATCTTGGGCCGCGAGGCTGACCTGGCTCCCGCCTCTGGCACGCTGCGCATCACGACCGAGGGCACGCAGTACCTGATGCAGATCGTAGATTCCGACGATAACAGCCGAGTTTTGACTGAGAAGCGGATCCCGGCATCCGTACGCTTCATGCCTGAGATCGAGGACGGCGTACAGGTGCGCGCTGGCGAACAGCTGACCCGTGGCTTCGTCAACTTCAGAAAGCTTCGTAAGCTGACTGACATCGAGTCGACGATGCACACCTTCGTCAACTCCGTCAAGGAGGTCTACAGCTCCCAGGGCGTCGATCTGAACGACAAGCACATTGAGGTTATCGCTCGTCAGATGTTGCGCCGCGTCCAAGTTACCAACTCCGGTGACTCCGACTACCTGCTCGGCCAGTACGTTGACCGCTATGTCTTCGCAGACAAGGTCCGCGAGATCACGCTTGCGGGCGGTACGCCTCCTGAGGCAGAACCGGTTATTCTGGGTACGCTCAAGGTCGCGAGCTCCATTGACTCCTGGCTCTCCAGTGCCTCCTTCATCCGTACTGCGGGTGTACTTACCGAGGCTGCTATCAAAGGCGAGGTTGATCACCTCCAGGATCTGAAGTCCAACATCATTGTTGGCAAGAAGATCCCGGCTGGCACCGGCCTTCCGGCTTACGAGGACGTCGAACTTACCTACAAGGGCAAGCGCGTTGAGCCGACGAGCCCGAATGCCAAGACGCTGCCTGAGTGGGCTCCGGATGACTTGAAGGCCATTGAGGATAAGCTGCCGAAACATGAGCTCTCCTGGGTCGGCGACGACTACAACGGATACGGCGGAGTCTATTCAAAGAACGGGCGTACGCTCAGCTCTGAGGACGCAAAGCTCTATCTGTACGATGACCTCGGCGTGTCACAGCGCTGGACCAATAAGTTCTCCGAGGAGGGCATCGAGACGGTCGGTGACCTGATCGGCAAGACTGAGGATGATCTTCTGAGGATTGACGGTATCGGTGCAAAGGCTATCGAGGAGCTCCGCGACGGCCTGCAGAAGCGTGGCCTGCTCTATATCCTGGAGCCGGACGACAATGAGGCGGACTCTGAGGATCTGACCCAGCTGCTGAACATCGTGTTCTCACCGGATGCGGACAACGACGTGATGCTCGGCCAGGCGGCACCGTCGACTCACCAGTACGACGATGAGCTGATCGGCGGCCCGACTCAGACCAAGAAGGAGGACGACAAGAACTCTGATGTTATCAACGAGGACCTGTCTTCCTTGGACGATCTGCTGAGCGAAGTCGTGAAGAACGAGGCTGAGCACGATAAGGAAGAGAAGAGGAACAACCACTAATCACTGATCCAGTTCTTGGTGTGTGGGACCTGCTGCGAATGCGGTGGGCCCCACGTTTATTTTGTGAAGCCTAGCCCGGCATTCCAGGCTTTGCCGATCTCCTCTCTGATCGCATAGTAGCCATTGCGTATCTGATCGAAGGCGAAGGCGCGTACCTTGCTGGCGTCGATCTCCCTCTCTCAATAAGTGCTGTAAGGCTGTGTCTGTACCTCGACGAGCTTGTACTCGAGTGTAATCGGGGGCTCCTCGATGATCGGTGCGTCTACACGCTCGCTCTTGTGTGCGTGGAGCTCT encodes the following:
- a CDS encoding DNA-directed RNA polymerase subunit beta' gives rise to the protein MADFDTTDFDAVKISLASADTIRSWSHGEVKKPETINYRTLKPEKDGLFCEKIFGPTKDWECACGKYKGIRFKGIVCERCGVEVTSAKVRRERMGHIELAAPVSHIWYFKSPTSFPLSRLLDIKSKDLEKVLYFASYIITDVDTQARDTDAADLKEELAADLEELDAERDDQIDRVKAQGADQGGSEFDGVEPLSEDEIKAEVADLEAEYEEEKKLRQDAYNQFMQLEKRQLISDESLFTEMKRYYSIYFKGGMGAEAIRDLLKGIDLQEEAKKLREIVNNENSQKQKREKAIKRLEIVDAFIKGGNDPANMILDVIPVIPPDLRPMVQLDGGRFAASDLNDLYRRVINRNNRLKRLLSLDAPDIIVNNEKRMLQEAVDALFDNGRRGRPVTGRGGRALKSLAESLKGKQGRFRQNLLGKRVDYSGRSVIVTDPQLKMHQCGLPKTMALELFRPFVMRRLVELGKVENIKGAKRAIDRQQPAVWDVLDEVIKDRLVLLNRAPTLHRLSIQAFEPVLVEGEAIHLHPLICAPFNADFDGDQMSVHVPLSTQAQTEARVLMLSTNNLRSPASGKVLTVPSQDMVFGVYYLTTEKKGVAGEGNVYANFEDAVNTISNDVDLDMQAKVTVRVYPADANTEEGGRKIFRVKTSAHDVQDYDVTDGPIHFETTAGRIVFNRSCLPADFPFINYKMVKNDISQLVNECCDRYTNAQVEPILDAIKSIGFHYATISGLTVSVWDAVIPPEKQEMLDAAQAKVDEINENYEDGFLTEEERHIEVVNAWTVCTEALGTKMLDGFSEDNPIYMMADSGARGSKTQLRQLAGMRGLMADMSGDTIDLPIKSNFREGLQPLEYFISTYGARKGLVDTASHTSDSGYLTRRLVDVAQDVIVREEDCGTDEACTYNIFLPGTKNLNTDLIGRCTLHDVVDPKTGEVLIKAGDYVTSADDLQNLADHGLKKVELRALLTCKARNGVCQKCYGWDLSTRRPVNIGTAVGVIAAQSIGEPGTQLTMRTIHSGGVAGAEDITQGLPTVARMFDVVGNINEKILGREADLAPASGTLRITTEGTQYLMQIVDSDDNSRVLTEKRIPASVRFMPEIEDGVQVRAGEQLTRGFVNFRKLRKLTDIESTMHTFVNSVKEVYSSQGVDLNDKHIEVIARQMLRRVQVTNSGDSDYLLGQYVDRYVFADKVREITLAGGTPPEAEPVILGTLKVASSIDSWLSSASFIRTAGVLTEAAIKGEVDHLQDLKSNIIVGKKIPAGTGLPAYEDVELTYKGKRVEPTSPNAKTLPEWAPDDLKAIEDKLPKHELSWVGDDYNGYGGVYSKNGRTLSSEDAKLYLYDDLGVSQRWTNKFSEEGIETVGDLIGKTEDDLLRIDGIGAKAIEELRDGLQKRGLLYILEPDDNEADSEDLTQLLNIVFSPDADNDVMLGQAAPSTHQYDDELIGGPTQTKKEDDKNSDVINEDLSSLDDLLSEVVKNEAEHDKEEKRNNH
- a CDS encoding DNA-directed RNA polymerase subunit beta, encoding MELPNLISVQKESYHRFMTEGLAESFAEFSPIENNANTMEVTFGDFQFGDPAHTMDECRAKDITYQAPLLVDVKFVNKVTGEIKEQLVFMGDFPLMTERGTFIVNGTERIVVSQLVRSPGVYFSQETDNGVLTHHAQFIPARGAWLEFEVDKRGQLVVSIDRKRRQSATLLLRALGIAESDDEIINLLGDTDVIHSTIERDSATTREDALLEIYRRQRPGEPPTVDSAKALLNGLYFNPQRYDLARVGRYKINKKLGFDSETHTERTLTNEDIVTALKYLLALHAGDTTKKTDDIDHFGNRRVRTVGELVQNQFRIGLSRMERVVRERMASQDADDITPQSLINIRPIVAAIKEFFGSSQLSQFMDQNNPLSGLTHKRRLSALGPGGLAGHKSGSSRRTNVPTAVRDVHNSHYSRMCPIETPEGPNIGLIGSLALYAHVNEYGFIEAPYRQVIDGKATDKIDWMTADEEEDHNIAPANTPIDPKTGQFVERDPKTGKLALAQRVVARTRDFDGSFGALAEVDVDTVDYMDVSPRQLLSVAANLIPFLEHDDAKRSLMGANMQRQAVPLIRSHAPFVGTGLEFRAALDSGELISAEHEGDVTAVDAAHVEVTTADGQVDTYNLPKYQRSNQSTCINHRPIVHVGDHVIEGEPLADGPSVDQSELALGTNLTVAYMPWEGYNYEDGIIVSDRLDRDDLLTSINISRHEIDARDTKLGPEEITREIPNLSEDMLANLDEDGIIRIGAEVGPGDILVGKVTPKGETALTAEERLLRAIFGAKAHDVRDTSLKMPHGAYGRVVDVVRFSREAGDELSPGVNELVRVFVAQRRKIQQGDKISGRHGNKGVVCRVLPMEDMPYMADGTPIDVLLDPLGVPSRMNVGQLLECHLGWAAAHGWDQESDHSERYVPGPTYVSTPVLDGATDKEVADVIQRTNINLMNKAKLDYGDHMMSEFVPQLNIQGKTTLYDGRTGEPFKNKITVGVSYILKLGHMVDDKIHARATGPYSLVTQQPLGGKAQFGGQRFGEMEVWALYAYGAANVLQELMTVKSDDTNGRVKTYEAIVKGENAPRPGIPESFEVLVKEVRSLALDMEPISYSKRGDKGSGFHDHTSTEKNPAEVFANNDADELIGGKPENTGHKSDEILIGNSTDKKE